One segment of Enterobacter ludwigii DNA contains the following:
- the ispG gene encoding flavodoxin-dependent (E)-4-hydroxy-3-methylbut-2-enyl-diphosphate synthase, whose translation MHNQAPIQRRKSKRIYVGNVPIGDGAPIAVQSMTNTRTTDVEATVNQIKALERVGADIVRVSVPTMDAAEAFKLIKQQVSVPLVADIHFDYRIALKVAEYGVDCLRINPGNIGNEERIRMVVDCARDKNIPIRIGVNAGSLEKDLQEKYGEPTPQALLESAMRHVDHLDRLNFDQFKVSVKASDVFLAVESYRLLAKQIDQPLHLGITEAGGLRSGSVKSAIGLGLLLSEGIGDTLRVSLAADPVEEIKVGFDILKSLRIRARGINFIACPTCSRQEFDVIGTVNALEQRLEDIITPMDVSIIGCVVNGPGEALVSTLGVTGGNKKSGLYEDGVRKDRLDNSDMIDQLEARIRAKATMMDEAQRISIQQVEK comes from the coding sequence ATGCATAACCAGGCTCCGATTCAACGTAGAAAATCGAAACGGATTTACGTTGGTAATGTGCCAATCGGCGATGGGGCTCCTATCGCCGTCCAGTCGATGACCAACACGCGTACCACAGACGTGGAAGCGACGGTCAATCAGATCAAAGCGTTAGAACGTGTAGGCGCGGACATTGTTCGCGTCTCCGTGCCGACAATGGATGCCGCTGAGGCGTTCAAACTGATCAAACAGCAGGTCAGCGTTCCGCTGGTTGCTGATATCCACTTCGATTACCGCATTGCGCTGAAAGTTGCTGAATATGGCGTCGACTGCCTGCGTATTAACCCGGGCAACATCGGTAACGAAGAGCGTATCCGCATGGTGGTGGATTGCGCCCGCGATAAAAATATTCCTATCCGTATCGGCGTCAACGCCGGTTCCCTGGAAAAAGATCTGCAGGAAAAATACGGTGAGCCAACGCCGCAGGCGCTGCTTGAATCCGCGATGCGTCACGTCGATCATCTTGATCGTCTGAACTTCGATCAGTTCAAAGTCAGCGTAAAAGCCTCAGATGTGTTCCTGGCAGTAGAGTCTTATCGCCTGCTGGCAAAACAGATCGATCAGCCTTTGCACCTCGGGATTACGGAAGCCGGTGGCCTTCGTAGTGGTTCCGTTAAATCGGCGATCGGTCTGGGGCTACTGCTCTCGGAAGGGATCGGTGACACCCTGCGCGTTTCGCTGGCGGCCGATCCGGTAGAAGAGATCAAAGTCGGTTTCGATATCCTCAAATCACTGCGTATCCGCGCACGTGGGATCAACTTCATTGCCTGCCCAACCTGTTCACGTCAGGAATTTGACGTGATTGGCACGGTGAATGCGCTTGAGCAACGTCTGGAAGATATCATCACCCCGATGGACGTCTCCATCATCGGGTGCGTGGTGAACGGTCCGGGTGAAGCCCTGGTGTCAACGCTCGGCGTCACCGGCGGTAACAAGAAAAGTGGTCTCTATGAAGATGGCGTGCGTAAAGATCGTCTGGATAATAGTGATATGATCGACCAGCTTGAAGCCCGCATCCGTGCCAAAGCAACAATGATGGATGAAGCGCAGCGCATCAGCATTCAGCAGGTTGAAAAATAA